Proteins encoded within one genomic window of Nonomuraea gerenzanensis:
- a CDS encoding helix-turn-helix transcriptional regulator — MPFDAAVWSATDPETGLVTAPMLVENLGSGEGCGAYWESELLEENVLPFRDLARAEVPAAGLRAATGGLPARSARFRSLLGRQGIDDELRAVLRVGGRPWGSVSLFRMRGAPAFGQDDVALLAELSGPLADRLRRFATPHGPGGEGTTPHGSGGGSTTRHGTNGAGGGGGGGSAPGLLLFDENGEATSINEEARTHLASLPDGPSTPSALGLSLPIWLIGTALQARAIAQGRDRGNARIRLRTRDGRWLTCRASCLTGSGGRPGPVVLVIEPATPADLALIVAQSYGLTPREFEIARLVAQGLATAEIAAALFISPHTVRGHLKAVFGKAGLSSRGELVARLFAG; from the coding sequence ATGCCGTTCGACGCCGCCGTGTGGTCGGCGACCGACCCGGAGACCGGCCTGGTGACGGCGCCCATGCTGGTGGAGAACCTCGGATCGGGCGAGGGCTGCGGCGCCTACTGGGAGAGCGAGCTGCTAGAGGAGAACGTGCTGCCGTTCCGCGACCTGGCCCGCGCCGAGGTACCGGCGGCGGGTCTGCGGGCGGCGACCGGCGGCCTGCCTGCCCGCAGCGCCCGCTTCCGCAGCCTGCTCGGCCGCCAGGGCATCGACGACGAGCTGCGGGCCGTGCTGCGGGTCGGCGGGCGGCCGTGGGGGTCGGTGAGCCTGTTCCGCATGCGCGGCGCCCCGGCGTTCGGGCAGGACGACGTCGCGCTGCTCGCCGAGCTGTCCGGGCCACTGGCCGACCGCCTGCGCCGCTTCGCCACCCCACACGGGCCAGGGGGCGAAGGCACCACCCCGCACGGGTCAGGCGGCGGAAGCACCACCCGGCATGGAACGAACGGCGCGGGTGGGGGCGGGGGCGGGGGCTCGGCGCCCGGTCTGTTGCTGTTCGACGAGAACGGCGAGGCCACGTCGATCAACGAGGAGGCGCGCACCCACCTCGCATCACTCCCGGACGGCCCGTCCACCCCCTCGGCACTCGGCCTGAGCCTGCCCATCTGGCTGATCGGCACGGCGCTCCAGGCGCGCGCCATCGCCCAGGGCCGCGACCGCGGCAACGCCCGCATCCGGCTGCGGACCCGCGACGGCCGGTGGCTGACCTGCCGGGCCTCGTGCCTGACCGGCTCGGGCGGGCGGCCCGGACCCGTGGTGCTGGTCATCGAGCCCGCCACCCCCGCCGACCTGGCCCTCATCGTCGCCCAGTCCTATGGCCTGACGCCGCGCGAGTTCGAGATCGCCCGGCTGGTGGCGCAGGGCCTGGCCACCGCGGAGATCGCCGCGGCGCTGTTCATCTCCCCGCACACGGTGAGAGGCCATCTGAAGGCCGTCTTCGGCAAGGCGGGCCTGTCCAGCCGCGGCGAGCTGGTCGCCCGGCTGTTCGCCGGTTAG